The following coding sequences are from one Streptomyces sp. V3I7 window:
- a CDS encoding amino acid ABC transporter ATP-binding protein, which translates to MAVDPLIELRDVNKYYGDLHVLQDIDLTVGKGEVVVVVGPSGSGKSTLCRAINRLETIESGTIRLEGQPLPEEGKSLARLRAEVGMVFQSFNLFAHKTVLENVSLAQVKVRGRTKAEADRRSRELLERVGLLTQADKYPAQLSGGQQQRVAIARALAMEPKALLFDEPTSALDPEMINEVLEVMRQLAREGMTMVVVTHEMGFARASANRVVFMDAGRIVEDRTPEEFFTNPRSERARDFLSKILKH; encoded by the coding sequence ATGGCCGTCGATCCTCTGATCGAACTGCGGGACGTCAACAAGTACTACGGGGACCTGCATGTCCTTCAGGACATCGATCTCACCGTGGGCAAGGGGGAGGTGGTCGTGGTCGTCGGACCGTCGGGGTCCGGCAAGTCGACGCTGTGCAGGGCGATCAACCGGCTGGAGACCATCGAGTCCGGCACGATCAGGCTCGAGGGGCAGCCGTTGCCCGAGGAGGGCAAGTCCCTCGCGAGGCTCCGCGCCGAGGTCGGCATGGTCTTCCAGTCCTTCAACCTCTTCGCCCACAAGACCGTCCTGGAGAACGTGTCCCTGGCCCAGGTCAAGGTGCGCGGGCGCACGAAGGCTGAGGCCGACCGGCGCTCGCGTGAACTCCTCGAGCGCGTCGGCCTGCTGACGCAAGCCGACAAGTACCCGGCGCAGCTCTCCGGCGGCCAGCAGCAGCGCGTGGCCATCGCCCGCGCCCTCGCCATGGAGCCCAAGGCCCTGCTGTTCGACGAGCCGACCTCGGCCCTCGACCCGGAGATGATCAACGAGGTCCTGGAGGTGATGCGCCAGCTCGCCCGCGAGGGCATGACCATGGTCGTCGTCACCCACGAGATGGGCTTCGCGCGCGCCTCCGCCAACCGTGTCGTCTTCATGGACGCGGGCCGCATCGTCGAGGACCGCACCCCGGAGGAGTTCTTCACCAACCCGCGCAGCGAGCGCGCCAGGGACTTCCTCTCTAAGATCCTCAAGCACTGA
- the pcaC gene encoding 4-carboxymuconolactone decarboxylase: protein MSETPPNTLQYRFDGPKDAPVLILGPSLGTTWHMWDRQVPELVKQWRVLRFDLPGHGGAPAHPAGSVAELATRLIATLDGLGVQRFGYAGCALGGAVGMELALRRPERVASLALVAASPRFGTPDEFRQRGVIVRTNGLDPIARTSPERWFTSGFSAAQPAITEWAVQMVRTTDPGCYIASCEALAGFDVRAELGRIGVPTLVLVGSEDKVTGPAEARTLVAGIPDARLAVVPGASHLVPVEQPAAVTDLLVRHFSTAWQPAYDPATGQMAIQGPPVKPVLGAASPAAAPPAAPPVPPHVPSQSAPIAEIAPAQPDRRTDTYDAGLKIRREVLGDAHVDRALAQADDFSEDFQELVTRYAWGEIWGRSGLDRRSRSCVTLAIMVAGGHLDELSFHIRAALRNGLAPEEIKEVLLQTAVYCGVPAANSAFKVAQQVIREETTPEE from the coding sequence GTGAGTGAGACACCGCCGAACACCCTGCAATACCGCTTTGACGGGCCAAAAGACGCCCCTGTTCTGATCTTGGGACCTTCGCTGGGTACCACATGGCACATGTGGGACCGTCAGGTGCCCGAACTGGTCAAGCAGTGGCGCGTCCTGCGGTTCGACCTGCCGGGCCATGGCGGCGCCCCGGCCCATCCGGCCGGTTCGGTCGCCGAGTTGGCCACCCGGCTGATCGCCACCCTCGACGGACTCGGCGTGCAGCGCTTCGGCTACGCGGGCTGCGCGCTCGGCGGCGCGGTCGGCATGGAGCTCGCCCTGCGCCGCCCGGAGCGGGTCGCCTCGCTCGCGCTGGTCGCCGCTTCCCCCCGCTTCGGCACGCCGGACGAGTTCCGCCAGCGCGGCGTGATCGTGCGGACCAACGGGCTCGACCCGATCGCCCGGACCTCGCCCGAGCGCTGGTTCACCAGCGGCTTCTCGGCCGCGCAGCCCGCGATCACCGAGTGGGCCGTGCAGATGGTGCGCACCACCGACCCGGGTTGCTACATCGCCTCCTGCGAGGCACTGGCCGGCTTCGACGTACGGGCCGAGCTCGGCCGTATCGGCGTACCGACCCTGGTGCTCGTCGGCTCGGAGGACAAGGTGACCGGACCGGCGGAGGCCCGCACCCTGGTCGCCGGGATACCGGACGCCCGGCTCGCGGTCGTCCCCGGCGCCTCACACCTCGTTCCGGTCGAGCAGCCCGCCGCCGTCACCGACCTGCTGGTCCGTCACTTCTCCACCGCCTGGCAGCCCGCCTACGACCCGGCCACCGGCCAGATGGCCATCCAGGGGCCCCCGGTGAAGCCGGTGCTGGGCGCCGCGTCGCCGGCCGCTGCGCCACCGGCCGCCCCGCCCGTGCCGCCGCACGTCCCCTCGCAGTCCGCGCCCATCGCCGAGATCGCCCCGGCTCAGCCCGACCGGCGCACCGACACGTACGACGCGGGGCTCAAGATCCGCCGCGAGGTGCTCGGCGACGCGCACGTCGACCGGGCGCTCGCGCAGGCCGACGACTTCTCCGAGGACTTCCAGGAGCTCGTCACCCGCTATGCCTGGGGCGAGATCTGGGGCCGGTCGGGCCTCGACCGCCGTTCCCGCAGCTGCGTCACGCTCGCCATCATGGTCGCGGGCGGCCACCTGGACGAGCTGTCCTTCCATATTCGGGCGGCGCTGCGCAACGGCCTGGCCCCGGAGGAGATCAAGGAAGTGCTGCTCCAGACCGCCGTCTACTGCGGTGTTCCGGCGGCGAACAGCGCGTTCAAGGTCGCCCAGCAGGTCATCCGCGAGGAGACCACGCCGGAGGAGTGA
- a CDS encoding winged helix DNA-binding domain-containing protein has product MAITHTRRPEVLTRRALNRSFLARQLLLERVPRKPLDVIEHLVGLQAQAPHPPYVGLWSRTQDFVPDDLSQLLLDRAVVRTILMRSTVHMVSAADCLRLRPTLQPCLDRGVGSQGWRRLKGVEPGELADYCHALLDEEPRSAGQLGVLLSERWPDADSALLSRAARAVVPMVQIPPRGLWGRSGQPTYATAETWIGAPLHSGPSLTSLVRRYLAAFGPATVADVQAWCGLTHLREVVQAQAGELVRFTDEAGNELFDLPDAPRPGPDAGSPVRLLAEFDNAVLSHADRSRIISSDDHKRITTKNGLVPGTILVDGFVRGRWRVERRRRRTELVITPFSALSAAVRGELTEEGIHLLRFLAPGTDDVDVVIRSVDGAE; this is encoded by the coding sequence ATGGCCATCACTCACACACGACGTCCCGAGGTCCTGACCAGGCGAGCGCTGAACCGGTCGTTCCTGGCCCGGCAACTGCTCCTGGAGCGGGTGCCGCGCAAGCCGTTGGACGTGATCGAGCACCTGGTCGGCCTCCAGGCGCAGGCCCCCCATCCGCCGTACGTGGGGCTGTGGTCACGCACCCAGGACTTCGTCCCGGACGACCTGTCACAGCTCCTGCTCGACAGGGCCGTCGTACGGACCATCCTGATGCGCAGCACCGTCCACATGGTCAGCGCCGCCGACTGCCTCCGTCTACGGCCGACTCTCCAGCCCTGTCTCGACCGCGGCGTGGGGTCCCAGGGCTGGCGTCGCCTCAAGGGCGTCGAGCCCGGTGAACTGGCCGACTACTGCCACGCGCTGCTCGACGAGGAGCCGCGCAGCGCCGGTCAGCTGGGCGTGCTCCTCAGTGAGAGGTGGCCCGACGCGGACAGCGCGCTGCTGTCCCGGGCCGCGCGCGCTGTGGTCCCCATGGTCCAGATTCCGCCACGGGGGCTGTGGGGTCGCTCGGGTCAGCCGACGTACGCCACGGCCGAGACGTGGATAGGCGCCCCCTTGCATTCCGGGCCGTCGCTCACCTCGCTCGTGCGCCGCTACCTCGCGGCCTTCGGGCCGGCCACGGTCGCCGATGTCCAGGCCTGGTGCGGGCTGACCCACCTGCGCGAGGTCGTCCAGGCCCAGGCGGGGGAACTGGTCAGGTTCACCGACGAGGCGGGCAACGAACTGTTCGACCTGCCCGACGCGCCCCGTCCCGGCCCGGACGCCGGCAGTCCCGTACGTCTGCTCGCCGAGTTCGACAACGCCGTACTGTCCCATGCCGACCGCTCCCGCATCATCAGCAGCGACGACCACAAGCGGATCACCACGAAGAACGGCCTTGTACCCGGGACGATCCTCGTGGACGGATTCGTACGCGGCCGCTGGCGCGTCGAACGCCGACGCAGGCGCACCGAGCTCGTGATCACGCCGTTCAGCGCGCTGTCCGCAGCGGTGCGCGGCGAACTGACGGAGGAGGGCATCCACCTGCTCCGGTTCCTCGCGCCCGGGACGGACGACGTGGACGTGGTCATCCGCTCCGTCGATGGGGCCGAGTGA
- a CDS encoding DUF6278 family protein — protein sequence MNIPFLGNRRKKRGEAALSADPEGVAALLSECELLRSQAEMAGVPLDDSAASLEALDQLLPRWRDDEESLQWLGNDAGLYLGTVIVRTVPGAVWEVWPGGRPVVRLASGREVDVVAFGQEWAASGAPELSQLYAEVAET from the coding sequence ATGAACATCCCCTTCCTGGGCAATCGGCGCAAGAAGAGGGGTGAGGCGGCGCTGTCCGCCGACCCCGAGGGTGTCGCCGCTCTGCTGTCCGAGTGCGAGCTGCTCCGCTCCCAGGCGGAGATGGCCGGAGTCCCGCTCGACGACTCCGCGGCCTCGCTGGAGGCCCTCGACCAGCTGCTGCCGCGCTGGCGCGACGACGAGGAGTCGCTGCAGTGGCTCGGCAACGACGCCGGACTGTATCTGGGCACGGTCATCGTGCGCACCGTCCCCGGCGCCGTCTGGGAGGTCTGGCCCGGCGGCCGGCCCGTCGTACGGCTCGCCTCCGGGCGCGAGGTGGACGTCGTCGCGTTCGGCCAGGAATGGGCCGCCAGCGGCGCGCCAGAGCTCTCGCAGCTGTACGCGGAGGTCGCCGAGACCTGA
- a CDS encoding exodeoxyribonuclease III produces the protein MRIATWNVNSITARLPRLLAWLESAGPDVLCLQEAKVAEAQFPVDQLRELGYEAAVHATGRWNGVAVLSRVGVEDVVKGLPGDPGYDGVQEPRAISATCGPVRVWSVYVPNGREVGHPHYAYKLQWFEALKAAVAGDAAGDRPFAVLGDYNVAPSDDDVYDVAAFEGATHVTPAERAALASLREAGLSDVVPRPLKYDQPFTYWDYRQLCFPKNRGMRIDLVYGNGPFAKAVQDAYVDREERKGKGASDHAPVVVDLEV, from the coding sequence ATGCGCATCGCGACCTGGAACGTGAACTCGATCACCGCCCGCCTTCCGAGGCTGCTGGCCTGGCTGGAGAGCGCGGGCCCCGACGTCCTGTGCCTCCAGGAGGCCAAGGTCGCCGAGGCCCAGTTCCCGGTCGACCAGCTGCGCGAGCTGGGTTACGAGGCGGCGGTGCACGCGACCGGCCGGTGGAACGGCGTGGCGGTGCTCTCCCGCGTCGGCGTGGAGGACGTCGTCAAGGGCCTGCCCGGCGACCCCGGTTACGACGGCGTCCAGGAGCCTCGCGCGATCTCCGCGACCTGCGGCCCGGTCCGCGTCTGGTCGGTGTACGTGCCCAACGGCCGCGAGGTCGGCCACCCGCACTACGCGTACAAGCTCCAGTGGTTCGAGGCCCTGAAGGCGGCCGTCGCGGGCGACGCGGCGGGCGACCGCCCCTTCGCCGTCCTCGGCGACTACAACGTGGCGCCGAGCGACGACGACGTCTACGACGTGGCCGCCTTCGAGGGCGCCACTCATGTCACCCCCGCCGAGCGCGCCGCGCTGGCCTCCCTGCGCGAGGCGGGCCTGTCCGACGTCGTCCCGCGCCCGCTCAAGTACGACCAGCCGTTTACGTACTGGGACTACCGCCAGCTCTGCTTCCCCAAGAACCGCGGCATGCGCATCGACCTGGTGTACGGCAACGGACCGTTCGCCAAGGCCGTCCAGGACGCCTACGTCGACCGCGAGGAGCGCAAGGGCAAGGGCGCCTCGGACCACGCCCCGGTCGTGGTCGACCTGGAGGTCTGA
- a CDS encoding MBL fold metallo-hydrolase has protein sequence MKLTKKSHACVRLEKDGRVLVLDPGGFCEEDAAVGADAILITHEHADHFDEGRLRAAMDANPAAEIWTLRAVAERIAVAFPGRVHTVGHGDTFTAAGFDVQVHGELHAVIHPDIPRITNVGYLIDGGRVFHPGDALTVPDHPVETLMLPVMAPWSKISEVIDYVREVRPQRAYDIHDALLADLARPIYDHQIGALGGAEHLRLTPGSSADV, from the coding sequence ATGAAGCTCACGAAGAAGTCCCACGCCTGCGTCCGCCTCGAGAAGGACGGGCGCGTGCTCGTCCTCGACCCGGGCGGCTTCTGCGAGGAGGACGCGGCCGTCGGCGCGGACGCGATCCTGATCACGCACGAGCACGCGGACCATTTCGACGAGGGGCGGCTGCGCGCCGCCATGGACGCCAACCCGGCCGCGGAGATCTGGACGCTGCGCGCGGTCGCGGAGCGGATCGCGGTCGCCTTCCCGGGCCGCGTCCACACCGTCGGCCACGGCGACACCTTCACCGCCGCCGGCTTCGACGTCCAGGTCCACGGCGAGCTGCACGCCGTGATCCACCCGGACATCCCGCGCATCACCAACGTCGGCTACCTGATCGACGGCGGGCGCGTCTTCCACCCCGGCGACGCCCTCACCGTCCCCGACCACCCGGTCGAGACGCTGATGCTCCCGGTGATGGCGCCCTGGAGCAAGATCTCCGAGGTGATCGACTACGTCCGCGAGGTCCGCCCGCAGCGTGCCTACGACATCCACGACGCCCTCCTCGCCGACCTCGCCCGCCCGATCTACGACCACCAGATCGGCGCCCTGGGCGGCGCGGAGCACCTGCGGCTGACGCCGGGTTCGTCCGCCGACGTGTGA